From Chryseobacterium joostei, the proteins below share one genomic window:
- the rpsF gene encoding 30S ribosomal protein S6 has translation MNNYETVFILTPVLSEAQVEEAVNKYVDLIKEKNCEIVAKENWGLKKLAYPIQLKKNGFYTLIEFKGEGTVVADLELAFKRDERVIRYLTTKLDKHAVEYAVTRRAKVKAAKA, from the coding sequence ATGAACAATTACGAAACTGTTTTCATTTTAACTCCCGTTCTATCTGAGGCACAGGTAGAGGAAGCAGTGAACAAGTATGTAGATCTTATCAAAGAAAAGAACTGCGAAATCGTTGCTAAAGAAAATTGGGGATTGAAAAAGCTAGCTTACCCTATCCAATTGAAAAAGAATGGGTTCTACACTTTAATCGAGTTTAAAGGTGAAGGTACTGTAGTTGCTGATTTAGAATTAGCATTTAAGCGTGACGAGAGAGTAATCCGTTACCTAACTACAAAACTTGACAAACACGCTGTTGAATACGCTGTAACAAGAAGAGCTAAAGTAAAAGCAGCTAAAGCTTAA
- the rplI gene encoding 50S ribosomal protein L9 → MDIILKQDVENLGLEFDTVSVKPGYARNFLLPQGIALLATPKNKAALEATLEARKEEEAKLIAAANAVVDQLKKTSITIPAKVGSGDKLFGSINNADLSAALAKAGVSVEKKYIKIPGNTIKRTGKVTANVRLHRNVEYNFEFDIVSDAPVVAAPAAKKEEVKSEEA, encoded by the coding sequence ATGGATATCATCCTAAAACAAGACGTAGAAAACTTAGGACTTGAGTTTGATACAGTAAGTGTAAAGCCAGGTTATGCAAGAAACTTCTTACTACCTCAAGGAATTGCACTTTTAGCTACACCTAAAAACAAAGCAGCTCTAGAAGCTACTTTAGAAGCTAGAAAAGAAGAAGAAGCTAAATTAATCGCTGCTGCTAACGCTGTAGTTGATCAATTGAAGAAAACTTCTATCACTATTCCTGCAAAAGTAGGTTCTGGTGACAAATTATTCGGATCTATCAACAATGCAGATCTTTCTGCTGCTCTTGCTAAAGCTGGAGTTTCTGTAGAGAAGAAATACATCAAAATCCCAGGGAACACTATTAAGAGAACTGGTAAAGTAACAGCAAACGTTAGATTACACAGAAACGTTGAGTACAATTTCGAATTCGATATCGTATCTGACGCTCCAGTTGTAGCTGCTCCTGCTGCTAAAAAAGAAGAAGTTAAATCTGAAGAAGCTTAA
- a CDS encoding NAD(P)H-binding protein: MNENILVIGGEGKNGRRVVEKLRNMGFSVFSTTRTKEEVKTDLLFFDWNDVSTYEPAVSNIDKVYIVHPDTSVPDAYEQINLLISWMVKKGVSKAVLLSGRGQESVQKCEDILINSPLKWTIIRSAWFNQNFSEGHFLHGIQSGSVTFMAGSVKEPFVDLDDLSDAVVECLIHEKYNGKIYEVTGDGLLTFEEAVETIGNSLGRDIKYNFLNKNEYLELLKNIGLPHFVAEHMTIAFGEILDGRNENIGSGIQEILGRRPKKFRDFVKSSQFS, translated from the coding sequence ATGAATGAAAATATTTTAGTCATTGGTGGAGAGGGTAAAAATGGTCGTCGAGTTGTGGAAAAATTAAGAAATATGGGATTTAGTGTATTTTCTACAACAAGAACAAAAGAGGAAGTAAAAACAGATTTGCTTTTTTTTGACTGGAATGATGTGTCGACCTACGAGCCGGCTGTGAGTAATATTGATAAAGTATATATTGTACATCCCGATACATCTGTTCCGGATGCCTATGAACAAATTAATCTGTTGATAAGTTGGATGGTGAAGAAAGGAGTTTCGAAGGCTGTATTACTTTCCGGGAGGGGGCAGGAATCAGTCCAGAAATGCGAAGATATTCTCATAAATTCGCCATTAAAATGGACGATTATCCGTTCCGCATGGTTTAATCAAAACTTTAGTGAGGGGCATTTTCTGCATGGCATACAGTCGGGATCTGTTACTTTTATGGCAGGTTCCGTGAAAGAACCATTTGTAGATTTGGATGACTTGTCTGATGCTGTGGTGGAATGCCTGATTCATGAAAAATATAATGGAAAAATCTATGAAGTTACAGGAGATGGATTGCTGACCTTTGAAGAAGCTGTTGAAACCATTGGAAATAGCCTTGGTCGTGATATAAAGTATAATTTTCTTAATAAAAACGAATATTTAGAGCTGTTGAAAAATATAGGGTTACCCCATTTTGTTGCAGAACATATGACTATTGCTTTTGGCGAAATTTTAGATGGAAGAAATGAAAATATAGGAAGTGGTATTCAAGAAATTTTAGGAAGAAGGCCCAAGAAATTCAGAGATTTTGTAAAATCAAGCCAATTTAGCT
- a CDS encoding chloride channel protein, with amino-acid sequence MLKIFTLIQKSLKKSFDNIRNEQLKYNLLQAIPFWIGSVITGFFAVLYAQVFAWGEHLMNFIFDWHAWMIFIIAPIGFVLSWWLVKEFAPNAKGSGIPQVMAAVELANPKEHKKIRSLLSLKIIIFKIISSVVLVIGGGAVGREGPTIQIAGSVFRKVNEYLPEWWPKISKKNMIMTGAAAGLAAAFNTPLGGIVFAVEELSKTHINYFKTALFTAVIIAGLTAQTLAGSYLYLGYPKTNDVSLMVMFPIVLVAATAGILASQLSVIMLKINGWKKKKLKTDKANVIFLVICALIIASIAYFINREILGSGKEIMERVLFTKDKHEDWYVPILRMLGPALSFTSGGAGGIFAPALTAGASIGSVISGAIHLTPNETNVVILGGMVAFLTGITRAPFTSAIIVLEMTDRHSLIFHLMLAGMVSSIASLLVSRHSLYDVLKVNFLTEIRSKD; translated from the coding sequence ATGCTGAAAATCTTTACCCTTATACAGAAATCCCTAAAAAAATCTTTCGATAATATTCGGAATGAACAACTGAAGTATAATCTTCTTCAGGCAATTCCCTTTTGGATTGGGTCTGTTATTACAGGTTTTTTTGCAGTGTTATATGCTCAGGTATTTGCTTGGGGTGAACATCTCATGAACTTCATTTTTGACTGGCATGCATGGATGATCTTCATTATTGCTCCCATTGGTTTTGTTCTTTCGTGGTGGCTGGTAAAAGAATTTGCTCCCAACGCTAAAGGAAGTGGCATTCCACAGGTTATGGCAGCTGTAGAATTGGCTAATCCTAAAGAACATAAAAAAATCAGAAGCCTTTTAAGTCTAAAGATTATTATATTTAAAATCATTTCCTCTGTTGTATTGGTTATTGGAGGTGGTGCAGTGGGTCGTGAAGGTCCCACCATTCAGATTGCGGGTTCAGTTTTCAGAAAGGTGAATGAATATTTACCTGAATGGTGGCCCAAGATTTCCAAGAAAAACATGATCATGACAGGAGCAGCAGCCGGACTTGCAGCAGCTTTCAACACCCCTTTGGGAGGAATTGTATTTGCGGTAGAGGAATTATCAAAAACGCATATTAATTACTTTAAAACAGCTTTATTTACAGCCGTCATCATTGCCGGTTTAACAGCTCAGACATTAGCAGGATCTTATTTATACCTTGGTTACCCAAAAACGAATGATGTATCTTTAATGGTAATGTTTCCCATTGTTCTTGTGGCCGCTACAGCAGGCATTCTTGCAAGCCAGCTCTCTGTCATCATGCTTAAGATCAATGGATGGAAAAAGAAAAAACTGAAAACAGATAAAGCCAATGTTATATTTTTAGTGATCTGCGCTTTAATCATTGCTTCCATTGCCTATTTTATCAATCGGGAAATTCTGGGTTCCGGAAAAGAGATTATGGAACGGGTTCTTTTTACGAAAGATAAACATGAAGACTGGTATGTTCCTATCCTAAGAATGCTGGGTCCCGCCCTATCCTTTACTTCCGGAGGTGCAGGAGGCATCTTTGCACCAGCACTTACTGCGGGGGCAAGTATCGGATCTGTTATTTCAGGGGCTATCCATTTAACGCCCAATGAAACCAATGTAGTAATCCTTGGCGGAATGGTCGCTTTTCTTACAGGAATTACCCGTGCACCATTCACATCAGCCATTATTGTATTGGAAATGACTGACAGGCATTCTTTAATATTCCACCTGATGCTTGCGGGAATGGTTTCTTCCATTGCGTCCCTATTAGTAAGCAGACATTCTTTGTATGATGTATTGAAAGTGAACTTTTTAACGGAAATCAGGTCAAAGGATTAA
- a CDS encoding helix-turn-helix domain-containing protein — MNNSHFKEVEEEDAEFYVYHVLTGNITTDIHYHSSAQLVYAEGGIVHVFTDLKHWYLPARCFMWIPAGTPHYLFSTSPKVDLYNFYFKKEEEESGFFDEINIYSVNELLREMILYTKDWDGKITKNDGSKYYFLKALKGVLPEKRDKKLAFPVQHPFPKDETLLKIARYIHANLEKPLTIESTAKEFGMSTRTLSRKFKEILGMNYVRFLRALRITRSLELMLESKYNMYEIAMMVGYNSLSSFSNIFKKVIGVAPTEYQQKLRGDR; from the coding sequence ATGAATAACAGTCATTTTAAAGAAGTAGAAGAGGAAGATGCTGAATTTTATGTCTATCATGTTCTTACCGGTAACATTACAACAGATATTCATTATCATAGTTCTGCGCAGTTAGTGTATGCAGAGGGAGGTATTGTACATGTTTTTACAGATCTGAAGCATTGGTATCTTCCGGCAAGGTGTTTTATGTGGATTCCTGCAGGAACCCCACATTATCTTTTTTCAACCAGTCCTAAGGTAGATTTATATAATTTTTACTTTAAAAAAGAGGAAGAAGAAAGTGGCTTTTTTGATGAAATTAATATTTATTCAGTTAATGAACTGCTTCGGGAGATGATTTTATATACCAAAGACTGGGATGGAAAAATCACAAAAAATGACGGTTCAAAATATTATTTCCTTAAAGCCTTAAAAGGAGTTTTACCTGAAAAAAGAGATAAAAAGCTTGCATTCCCTGTTCAGCATCCCTTTCCAAAGGATGAAACTTTACTGAAGATTGCAAGATATATTCACGCTAACCTGGAAAAGCCTCTTACCATTGAATCTACGGCCAAGGAATTCGGAATGAGCACAAGAACCCTTTCCAGAAAGTTCAAGGAAATTTTGGGGATGAATTACGTTCGTTTTTTAAGAGCCTTAAGAATTACCCGCTCGCTTGAGCTGATGCTTGAAAGTAAATATAATATGTACGAAATCGCCATGATGGTGGGCTACAATAGCCTGTCTTCCTTTAGCAATATTTTTAAAAAAGTGATTGGAGTAGCTCCTACGGAATATCAGCAGAAATTAAGAGGGGATAGGTGA
- the rpsR gene encoding 30S ribosomal protein S18 gives MAIDEMAKQASAGGESEVKFLTPLDINTKSEKKYCRFKKYGIKHVDYKDADFLLQFVNEQGKILPRRYTGTSLKYQRKVSAAIKRARHLSLLPYVADLLK, from the coding sequence ATGGCAATAGATGAAATGGCTAAACAAGCCTCTGCAGGAGGAGAATCAGAAGTAAAATTCCTTACTCCACTTGATATCAATACAAAATCTGAAAAGAAATATTGTAGATTCAAAAAATACGGAATTAAGCACGTTGATTACAAAGATGCTGATTTCTTATTACAATTCGTAAACGAGCAAGGTAAAATCTTACCAAGAAGATACACTGGAACTTCTTTAAAATACCAAAGAAAAGTTTCTGCTGCTATCAAAAGAGCAAGACACCTTTCTTTACTACCTTACGTAGCTGACTTATTGAAATAA